GAGTGATTATATACCCTGGCATCCCCTTCTCAATTATGAATGCGGTTATTCCCTTTGATCCAGCAGTTATATCTGTTTTTGCGTAAACCACCTGCAAATCCCAATTTCAGTGAACTAACAGGCATATTATGGCTACAGAGTTACGACCAACTATGCCTTGTTCTGTAGCAAGGCACCAAAATATTTTCAGTTCTTAAAATCCCAACAACCGGTGAAATGTGCCATTATGAAATATTGAACTGTTAGATGTTTACACATGCTCATTTGGAAGTCAGCAGCGCCTAAAGGAAACACACGgaaacaccaaagaaacagaaagcAGAACAACCAATGACAGGTGAAGCAAACATGACTGCAGATAATATGAGGGAATGAATGCACAGGACTTTAGTTGTTACCAGTGTCTGAGCAGATGGCCCATTTGTGCACCACATCTTATTCCCATTAATGACATAGCCACCATCAACTTTCTCAGCTTTGCATTTCATACTGACAACATCAGAGCCAGCTGAAAGTAGGAGCTAATGTGAAATCCTGCAAGGAAGTGGAACTTAAGAGTGCGGCATTTGAAATGATACTTACAGTTGGGTTCACTCATTGCCAACGCCCCAACATGCTCCCCACTGATTAgctttagaaaaaaaaaggtaaaaacaCAAAATCACAATCCATTTTCAACGAAAATATACCACCCTGAGTCTAATGGAACAATGTTGGTAATATGGGAAGGAACCTTTGGTAAATACTTTTCTTTCTGTGCAGGACTGCCATTGCGGACCTATATACAAACACCCAAAAATGTTACCATTTACAGAGGACTAATTTAATCAACGAAGTGATTAGAAAAACATATTATAACCAAAGTAAACTAGTACCAGCTGGTTAATGCACAGATTAGAGTGGGCACCGTATGAAAGGCCGACCGACCCTGACGCCCTGCTGATCTCCTCCATGGCGATGCAGTGGTACATGTAACCGAGCCCGAGCCCTCCGTACTCCTCTATGGAACATGCCAACCCATGTTACTTAATCTATTCCCTTAACTAAGATTAGATAATACAGAGGCCGTGTTACTTGAATCAGATGGCAGCTCATTAGCTCGATAACTGGGGAACTGAAGATGGATAAGTGGATGGTGCACAGGCACAGCACTACATGTGTCTTGTAATTGTGAGCAGTACGATCTTACAATATACTGTAGCACTGAAATAGTAGTACCTGGCGAGGTGAGGCCGTGCAGGTTGAAGTCCCCCATGAGCTTCCACAGATTCACCTCCTGCAGGCGACAAACAAAGCGCGCACGGACCAGAAATGAAGGCCGGGACTCGAACTCGGAGGAGAACTGCCGGCATGGCTGCCGGGTAATCGCATCGCAGAGAGATGGAGCAACCCTAGCGTACCTTGGGGAAGTAGTTGGAGgcgtcgatggcggcggcgtgcggcgcGATGTGCTCCTGCGCGAACCGGTGCACGCTCTCCTTGAACTGGAAAACGCGAAAACCCCAAACCGCCGGAGCATGCGGCGCGATGTTTTAGTCCCCCACGGTGGCGGAATCGATCCAGAAGCAAGTCCGACGGTGCTTACCTGCTCCTGGGTGTCGTcgaagaggagggaggagcAGGACGCGAGCGAGCGGCGCGCGGGGGATCCGCCTCCGGCTCCCGCGGCGCGCCGGAGCAGGGCCGGGAGCCAGCGCTGCATCGCGTCGACCGGCGGGCGGAAGAACGCCGCAGAGACGTGAGAGAGGCAGAGAGCAGGCGAGCACCGCCGACGCCGTGCAGCGGGAAGGCAAACGGGGTGGTAGCACTAGATAGATTTCGCTGGCGATTTGATTATTTTAACTCGCCCGCTGCtctgagaagaagaagacgtgTTGGGATTATATTTGCCAAACACGATGGCCAGTGCACGGCTGCATGCCTATCAGTTCAGTTTCGGCAGGAGCACGTGGATATTACCATTATGGATGGCCCTTATCTTCTCCTGTCATCGTCTAGCTGGCTTTGCCGAAGAGTGCCCAACTTTTCGGCAATTTCTGGTCGTCTGGCTAGCAAAAGAGGACGGGTCGATTCTGCATTCTCCTGTGATTAATCATTTTTGCCTTATGTTCTGACCATGTTAATAATAAGTTTATCAACCCAATC
The Brachypodium distachyon strain Bd21 chromosome 2, Brachypodium_distachyon_v3.0, whole genome shotgun sequence genome window above contains:
- the LOC100833691 gene encoding isovaleryl-CoA dehydrogenase, mitochondrial; its protein translation is MQRWLPALLRRAAGAGGGSPARRSLASCSSLLFDDTQEQFKESVHRFAQEHIAPHAAAIDASNYFPKEVNLWKLMGDFNLHGLTSPEEYGGLGLGYMYHCIAMEEISRASGSVGLSYGAHSNLCINQLVRNGSPAQKEKYLPKLISGEHVGALAMSEPNSGSDVVSMKCKAEKVDGGYVINGNKMWCTNGPSAQTLVVYAKTDITAGSKGITAFIIEKGMPGFSTAQKLDKLGMRGSDTCELVFENCFVPHENVLGEEGKGVYVMMSGLDLERLVLAAGPIGLMQACLDVVLPYVRQREQFGRPIGEFQFVQGKMADMYTSLQSSRSFVYSVARDCDNGKVDRKDCAGVILFAAERATQVALEAIQCLGGNGYINEYPTGRLLRDAKLFEIGAGTSEIRRMIIGRELFKED